Proteins encoded within one genomic window of Cetobacterium somerae ATCC BAA-474:
- a CDS encoding PTS sugar transporter subunit IIB — protein sequence MKKILLLCSAGMSTSMVVKKMEAAAAAENIEVKIDAVGLEQFHELLPKYDVFLLGPQVRFKKAELAAIAAEAGKPLDVIDTMAYGTLNGKKILDFALSLAK from the coding sequence ATGAAAAAAATATTATTACTTTGTTCTGCAGGAATGTCAACAAGTATGGTTGTTAAAAAAATGGAAGCTGCTGCTGCTGCTGAAAATATAGAAGTTAAAATTGATGCTGTAGGTTTAGAGCAATTCCACGAATTATTACCTAAATATGATGTATTCCTTTTAGGTCCACAAGTTAGATTTAAGAAAGCTGAATTAGCTGCTATCGCTGCTGAAGCTGGAAAGCCTTTAGATGTAATTGATACTATGGCATATGGAACTTTAAACGGTAAGAAAATTTTAGACTTTGCTTTAAGCTTAGCTAAGTAA
- a CDS encoding replication initiation protein, producing the protein MRKMAFDFSKNDIFIDTDKKLNKKERDFLEVIRERYKGKNEKYIVFTEKELKSIVKERGLIEDFLDKFSKRRIHLKLVEKDEEIFFSSFPIFDFYMRNREEYRLYISKSLKSLKESGIFDDIDLLLILLFKDKKSFQLYLAMIKNRNQGGFLISRDQLKELLGVGQENYERFYDFEKTILKPALEDINQLTKYNIDYKKIKNSDGFTSKIMEIEFIFNHKLSPILAEEIDRLLLPLRDRVDSISKVSKVIEEALLKEGVEFVRNNLYHLDKGISGSLDDAICLALKENQNIDHQEKYILVSKTVDIFSNRFIFESRLYKELLKCKFYYNYNFLKALRNMKVGETLEYKDERHKINILYLDKGRESTIEIYKTSEDATGEKK; encoded by the coding sequence ATGAGAAAAATGGCTTTTGATTTTTCTAAAAATGATATTTTTATAGATACAGATAAAAAGTTAAACAAAAAAGAAAGAGATTTTTTAGAGGTAATCAGAGAAAGATATAAAGGAAAAAATGAAAAATATATAGTTTTTACAGAAAAAGAGTTGAAATCAATTGTAAAAGAAAGAGGATTAATAGAAGATTTTTTAGATAAATTTTCTAAAAGAAGAATTCATTTGAAATTAGTTGAAAAAGATGAAGAGATATTTTTCTCGTCATTTCCCATATTTGATTTTTATATGAGAAATAGAGAGGAGTATAGGCTTTATATATCAAAATCTTTAAAATCATTAAAAGAGAGTGGAATATTTGATGATATAGATTTACTTCTAATACTTTTATTTAAAGATAAAAAAAGTTTTCAACTATATTTAGCTATGATAAAAAATAGAAATCAAGGTGGATTTTTGATAAGTAGAGATCAACTAAAGGAACTTTTAGGTGTAGGACAAGAAAACTATGAAAGATTTTATGATTTTGAAAAAACAATTTTAAAACCAGCCTTAGAAGATATAAATCAATTAACAAAATATAATATAGATTATAAAAAAATAAAAAATAGCGATGGTTTTACAAGTAAAATAATGGAGATAGAATTTATATTTAATCATAAATTATCTCCAATATTAGCTGAAGAGATTGATAGATTACTACTTCCTCTTAGAGATAGAGTAGATTCTATATCAAAAGTAAGTAAAGTAATAGAGGAAGCATTATTAAAAGAGGGAGTAGAGTTTGTAAGAAATAATCTTTATCATTTAGATAAAGGTATCTCTGGTTCTTTAGATGATGCTATATGTTTGGCTTTAAAAGAAAATCAGAATATAGATCATCAAGAGAAATATATTTTAGTTAGTAAAACAGTAGATATATTTTCAAATAGATTTATCTTTGAGTCAAGACTTTATAAAGAACTTTTAAAATGTAAGTTTTATTATAATTACAATTTTTTAAAAGCTTTAAGAAATATGAAAGTTGGAGAGACTCTAGAATATAAAGATGAAAGACATAAAATCAATATTCTTTATTTAGATAAAGGTAGAGAGAGTACTATAGAGATATATAAAACATCAGAAGATGCTACAGGAGAAAAAAAATAA
- a CDS encoding DUF871 domain-containing protein, whose protein sequence is MKQLGISIYPFHATLEENKNYIELAAKYGYKRVFTCLLSVDGDKEVILKEFKDTIEHANNFGMEVMVDVAPSIFSKLNISYEDLSFFKEIGATGVRLDLGFSGNEESIMTFNEYGLLVEINMSQDTNYVNTIMDFMPNKEKLVGCHNFYPHRYTGLSREHFRSCNKRFKGFALTTAAFVTSQTGTFGPWPVNDGLCTLEEHRDLPIEVQGRELFNEGIDVVIISNCFPTEEELKRLADVNKEMLELECEVYDGVGSVEKDIIEKELHYQRGDVGEYVVRSTQSRVKYKGTHFELFNPVDIKKGDVLIESSLYGQYAGELHIARKDMKNSGKTSVVGKIDPNYMGLLDSIKPWQKFKIKIKK, encoded by the coding sequence ATGAAACAATTAGGAATATCTATATATCCATTTCATGCTACATTGGAAGAAAATAAAAACTATATTGAGCTAGCAGCAAAATATGGATATAAGAGAGTTTTTACTTGCTTATTATCAGTTGATGGGGATAAAGAAGTTATATTAAAAGAGTTTAAAGATACAATTGAGCATGCAAATAACTTTGGAATGGAAGTTATGGTAGACGTGGCTCCATCTATATTCAGTAAATTAAATATAAGTTATGAAGATCTTTCATTTTTTAAAGAGATTGGAGCTACAGGAGTAAGATTAGACCTAGGTTTTTCTGGAAACGAAGAGAGTATCATGACATTTAATGAGTATGGATTATTAGTTGAGATAAATATGAGTCAAGATACAAACTATGTAAATACAATAATGGATTTTATGCCAAATAAAGAGAAATTAGTTGGATGTCATAATTTCTATCCACATAGATATACAGGGCTTTCAAGAGAGCATTTTAGAAGTTGTAATAAGAGATTTAAAGGTTTTGCTTTAACAACAGCAGCATTTGTAACATCACAAACAGGAACTTTTGGACCATGGCCAGTAAATGATGGACTTTGTACATTAGAAGAGCATAGAGATTTACCAATTGAAGTTCAAGGTAGAGAGTTATTTAATGAAGGAATAGATGTTGTAATTATATCAAACTGTTTTCCAACAGAAGAGGAACTTAAGAGACTAGCAGATGTAAATAAAGAGATGCTAGAGCTTGAGTGTGAAGTTTATGATGGTGTAGGGTCAGTTGAAAAAGATATAATTGAAAAAGAACTACATTACCAAAGAGGGGATGTAGGAGAGTATGTTGTTAGATCGACACAGTCAAGAGTAAAATATAAAGGAACTCATTTTGAGTTATTTAACCCAGTTGATATTAAAAAAGGAGATGTATTAATCGAATCATCACTTTATGGTCAATATGCTGGAGAGTTACATATTGCAAGAAAAGATATGAAAAATTCAGGAAAAACAAGTGTAGTTGGGAAAATAGATCCAAACTACATGGGATTATTAGATAGTATTAAACCTTGGCAAAAATTCAAGATTAAAATAAAAAAGTAA